The genomic segment CGTCGACACCCTGTCCTGGGCCCGGCACGGCGCCTCGCACGTCGTCGGCCTCGACTTCTCCGAACCCGCCGTGGAGACCGCCCGCGCCCTCGCCCGCGACCTCGGGCTCGGCCCGGAGCGGGCGGCGTTCGTCGCGGCGGACGTGTACGAGGCGGCCGAGGCGGTGCCCGACTCCTCGTACGACATCGTCTACACCGGTGTCGGCGCGCTGAACTGGCTGCCGGACCTGGAGCGTTGGGCGGACACCGCGGCCTCGCTGGTGGCGCCGGGCGGTTTCCTCTACCTCGCCGAGTTCCATCCGCTGACCGACACCCTGGACGACTCGACCGGTTCACGGATCACCCACGACTACTTCAGCCGTGAGGCGTGGGTGGACGAGACACCCGGGACCTACGCCGACTTCGACGCCCCGACCGTGCACAACCGGAGCGTCGAGTGGCAGCACCCGATCGGCGAGGTGGTGACGGCGCTGGCCGGGGCCGGGCTGCGGATCGAATTCCTGCGCGAGCACGCCGTCTCGCTGTTCGCCCGCTTCTCGGCGCTGGAGCGGCACGCGGACGGCTACTACCGGTTCCCGGCGGACCGGCCGCGCATTCCCCTGATGTACTCGATCAAGGCGTCGCGCCCGGCGGAGTCCTCGCGTCGGCGCGACTGACCTTTCCCGCGGCGTCGCGTTCGAGGAGGGGCGTCGCGTTCAGGTGAAGAGGGCACACACGGCCGCGCGTTCTTCGGGCGCGTCCTTCGCCGTGCGGACGCGGCGCGGCCCCGCCCGGATGGAACCGGACGGGGCCGCGCTGTGATCGGCTGCGCGCAGACGTGGTTACGAGCGGGAGGCGCGGCGGCGCATACCGAACGCGAGCGCCCCACCGGCGGCGATCAGGAGCGCGGCACCGGCCGCGTACCAGGTGGTGTTCGAGGAGCCGGTGCTGGCCAGGGAACTGTTCGCGGAGGTGGTGTTCAGGTCGGTGCCCGTCCCCGTGCCGCCACCGGTCGTGGTGGTGGCCGGCGGGGTCGAGGTGGACGGCTCAGCCGTGGGCGTGCCGGTTGACGCCGGGGTCGACGGGGTCGAGCCGGTGCCGGGAGTCCCGGGGGTGGCGGGCGGCGTGGAGGTGCTGCTCGCCGGAGCGACCTCGAACCGGGTCCTGCCGTCGGCGAAGGGGTAGGTGTTGCCCTCGGTGAGGGCGGTGGAGGCCGCGAGGTCCAGCGAGGTGGCCTTCATGACGCCGTTCAGGTCGAGGACCACGACACGCAGCGGGGTGGTGTGGGTCCGCTCCTTGCCGCCGAAGCCCTTGGCGATGTTCGGCAGCTTCCAGGTGTTGGTGGTGCCCTGGACGTGCTCCAGCTTCTTCCAGACCCCCTTGGCCGACTCGATCTCGACCGCCAGCTTCGGCGCGGGACCGGAAGCGGGGCCCGTGATCCTCACGGTGGTGGCCAGGGCGGAGTCGAACACCCCTTCACCCTTCGCCGTGTGCTGGACGGAGATCGGGAGGGGGCTGCCGGGCCGGGCCGGGGAGCCGCCCTTGACGAAGCCGATGTCGAGCTTTCCGGCCACGACCGCGGGCGCGGCCTTGAGGACCAGGGTGTCGTCACGCTCGACCGGCGCGTTGCCCAGCAGGTCGGAGACCATGAGTTCCAGATCGGGGTTGTTGGTCGGGTAGTTCGCGCCGAGCCCGATCGTCACCTTCCAGCTCAGCTCGCCGGAGGCCGGGACCGAGAACGCCGAGCCCTTGCCGCCGGCCTTGGGATAGATGGACACGACCGCGGCCTCGTCCTGCGAGCTGAGGGATTCCTCGGTCGCCGGGGCGTTGACCGCCTGCACATCGACGGAGAGCTGCGTGCCGGTGATCGGGCTCGGACCGCTCGACCCGCCGGTCATCCAGGGGTTGAACTCCACCGCCTTGTCGGAGGAGTTCTTCACCGCGAAGGTGAAGGTCTCGGTCGCCCCGCCCCGGGTCAGCGGCCCGGACGGGACCGGAGAGCCCAGCTCGATGCGCAACGGCTTCTCACCGGCGGCCGGGGCCGCGTGGGCGGTGCCGAGCGGGACGAGCGTGGTGCCGATGACGGCGGCGGCGACGGTTGCCGCGGAGCGCAGACGGATGGACATGCGGAGATCCCCCAAAGGACATGACGAGCGGAAGAACATCGTGACGAGCGGCGGTCGAGGTGGTGCGGGAGTCGCGAACCGGCCCGCACTCAGAGGCGCACCGGGGTGGATCGGTCATCGCGTCCCGCTCGGTCTTTCGACCCCCCTGCGGTTTGCGATGTGCTTATCCTCACATCTCCTGATCATCCAAAGTGACCCGGAATCGTCACTACTGTGCAACAGCCCTTCCGGGTCTCCTCGGGCCTGGTCAGGCGCCCTCGCCGCCGCTCCTTCCTCCCGTACTTCCTCTCCCCGTCTCAGAGGGCCGAGCGGAGTGCGGGCAGATAGCCGTGCGCCTGGCCCGAGGCGTTGGGGTGGTACGAGTTGTGAACGGGGAACGCCACGCTGCGGAGCCAGGGGGCCCGCGAGCAGATCTCGTGCCCGGTGAACTCGTCCACGACGCTGGAGTACGTGAATCCGATGTCCGCCGCCCGCTTGGCGAGCACTCCGTTCAGGACGTCCGCCGCGCGGTTGATCGCCGACCGCTCGGCCTCGCTGAGCCCGGCGGCGCAGCCGCCGCCGAGGTGGTAGAAGCGGGGGTAGCCGAGGACGACGACGTGGGCCCGTGGCGCCTTGGCGTGGATGCCCCGGTAGAGGGAGTCGAGGCCCGAGGGCAGCGATTTGTTCATCCGGGAGACAGCGGTCTTCACGCTCTTCAGGCAGGTGGCCTCGGTGGACAGGACGCAGTCCCGCATGACGTCGGCGTATCCCACGTCGTTGCCGCCCACGGTGACGCTGACCAGCGCGGTCGACGGACGGAGCGCGCTCAGCTGGCTCTTGGCCACCGAGGCGCTGGTGGCGCCGGCGCAGGCGACGAACGCGAACGAGGACGGTGACTTCTTCGCCGCCCAGAGGTAGGGGTAGGCCAGGGTGCTGCGCCGGCAGTCGCCGCTGTCGGCGATGTAGCTCCCGGCGCCGACGCCGGACGAGTAGGAATCACCGAGCGCGACATAGCCGCCGACCGCGGCGGTGCCCGCCGACGTGCTTGCGGTGGTGCCCGCCGCCGACGCTGGGTTCGCGAGGCCCAGGGCGGTCACGGCGGCAAGGACCAGAGCGGATGCGGACGCCCGGAATCTCCGTACTGACATCACTGTCAGCCCTCCGAAATGTGGGGTGGGTGAGGGTTGGTCGAGCGTCACGATGTCTAGCAGCCGCCGGAACCGGCCGGTGCCCGGTTCCGGGGGAAGTCGCCCATTTGGCCCGTACGGCCGACCCGGGCCGGGGGCGGAACCTTTTCGCACTCCTTGGTGGGATTGCCCCGGATACGGGTACTCGGAGCGAGCACGCCTGGCCAGGGTTCCGGTGCACGCCGGAGCGGGGCCGGTACGGACGAAGGGAGCGGGCGCCATGCAGTACGAGGAGCTGATCGGAAAGGTGCAGGCCAGGGCTCAGCTACCGGGCCGGGGCGCTGCCGAGCGGGTGACGGGAGCGGTGCTGCGGACACTGGTGGAACGGCTGCCCGACGGGCTTGCCGGGCATCTGCTCGCCCAGCTGCCGTCGACACTGGCAACAGCGGTGTCCGGGACGGCGGAGGACCCGGCCCACCCGGAACCGCGGAGCAAGGGCAGCGGCGAGCGTTTCGACATCACCGCGTTCGCGGGCCGGGTGGCCTGGCGCACGGGAACGTCCGAGGACACCGCGCTGGAGCAGACGGCGGCCGTCTTCGAGGTCCTGGACGCGGCTGTCTCCCCCGAGCTGATGGAGAAGGTGACGGCCGCGCTCCCCGTGGACATCGGCGGACTCCTGCCCACGGCCCGGACCGGGGACGGGCCGGAGGAGTAGGGGAGTACGGGAACGGGCCCTCGCGGCGGCGTTCGCCCTGTCCGGCGCGGTGTCGCGGACCCGCTGCCGGTCGGCTACCAGTCGGTCAGCGACCTGGTGTTCGGGCTGGTCGGAAGCCGTATCTACTCGATCGTGATCGGGATCTCCCCCGCCGAGCCGGACGTGATCGCGGGCGACATCACGGACTCCGCGCTGATGGACCACCTCATCCCGCGCAGCGACTACGTCGTCCACGCTGTGGCACTGGCCGACGTTGCCGAGTGCACCCGCAACAGGCGGTGCGAGGGACACCTCGCGCGACGCTAGCATCGGCACTCCGCCGACCACTGGAGTTCGCCACTATGTCGTTGCCGCGTATCGGAGTCGTCGTCGTGACCATGGGCACCCGCCCACGGGAGCTGGAGGCTCTGCTCGCTTCAGTGGAGAAGCAGGATGTCCCTGCGGCACGGGTGGTTCTGGTGGGCAACGCGACATCCCTCACCGAGGTCGCGACGGACGCGACCAAGATCCCACTGAAAGAGAATCTGGGCTGTCCCGGTGGTCGCAACGTGGGGCTGGAGCTGTTGCGTGACTCGGGCGACGTCGACGTCGTCATCGAGCTTGACGACGACGGCCTGCTCATCGCCGACGACGTGTTCCGCAAGGTCCAGCGGCTGTTCGCGGAAGACCCGAAGCTGGGGATCATCGGATTCAGGGTCGCTGACGAGCACGGGCACACCGAGCGACGCTGGGTGCCCCGGCTGCGGGCGGACGATCCGATGCGCCGTGGTCCGGTGACCGCCTTCCTCGGCGGGGGTCACGCCTTCTCGATGCCCATGCTCCGGCAGACCGGCCTGTGGGCGGGGGAGTTCTTCTTCGGGCATGAAGAGTCCGATCTGGCATGGCGTGCGCTCGACGCTGGATGGAAGATCCTTTACGAACCCGATCTAGTCCTCCAGCACCCGAAGACCTCGCCGGCCCGGCACGCGGTCTACTACCGGTTCACCGCCCGTAACCGGGTCTGGCTGGCCCGTCGGCGGCTTCCGGTCCTCCTGCTTCCGGTCTATCTCGGTGTGTGGATTCTGCTCACCATGGCGCGGACCCGGTCCCTGATGGGCCTGAAGGCGTGGTGGGGCGGCTTCTTCGAGGGCGTACGGACGTCGTGCGGCCCGCGCAAGCCGATGAGGTGGCGCACGGTGTGGCGCATGACGCGGTTGGGGCGCCCGCCGATCCTTTGAGCGACTCCGGCGTCCGGCCGGACGGTCATGGCGTGGAACTACTTCTCAGGAAAGCGCGATGTCGAGAAGTGCGCGATCGTCAACATCCCCATCGGGGGTAATGCCGACAAGGTGGACGGCGCGCGCCGTTGCCTACGCGCGTGGGAATGCGCCGGCCGTCCGGATCGGTCGCCGTGCACTTGACGCTCTTGTTCCGCCCCGGTGACCCCGCGATCGCGGTGCGGCGAGGGTGCGGCGTTCTCGGGACATGCGTGGAGCGCTACAACAGGTGGTCGGCCTTACCGGCTTTGATGTCCCGGACGAGGTTGCGCAGGGCTTCGCGGGTGTCCGTGATGTAGTTCCCCTCCTGACCGGCGACCGAGATGTATGCGTTGCCCTCGGCGTCGGTGCCGATGCGGAAGCAGTTGTTGCCTTCGCCGCAGAAGGCGTCTTCCCAGTTGATCTCTGTCATGGTCAAGCTCCTCATAGTTCTCTGATGACACCGTGGATGAAGTCGCGCGAGTCCTGTGGCGACAGACTCTTCTCGTTCATCCACTCCAAGTGGGCTCGGTACTTGGCAAGTTGAGGCTCCGCATGCATGAACTCCGGCCCGTGCGCCGAATCGAGTTGTACCGTGTCCAGCTGAGGTACGGGCCCCTCGGCGTAGAGCAGAGCATGTCCGGCGCCTGGGAAGCTGCCGCACTCGAAAGGCACTATGCGAATGGTGATGGCGTCCTGCTCGCTCGCCTCGGCCAAGGCGCTGAGCTGGCTTCTGGTTGCAGCGCGTCCGCCGAAGAGCATGCGCAGGGCGGCCTCGTGCACGTATCCGATGTAATCGACGGGTTGTTCCCGGCTCAGCACGCGTTGCCGCTCCGTCCGATGAGCCACGCGTAGTTCGACTTCGAGTGGTGAAAGCGCGGGAAGCACTGTAGCGAAGACGCTGCGGGCGTAGTCCTCGGTCTGGAGCAGCCCTGGCACGTGCACCGTCTGGATCGTCTGGATTCGGGCCGCGTGCCACTCCAACTCGACGATGTCCAAGAGCCCCGGCGACAACCTTCCCCGGTACTCGTCCCACCAGTTGCGCTGTGGTGTCTCCGTGAGATCGACAAGGGCGGACAGGTACCGCTCGTTCGTGCACTCGCAGTGGGTGGCGAGGGTGCGCAGGCGCTCGGGGCTGATGTTGCGGACACCTGACTCGATGTTCGAGATCTTGCCCCGGTCGACGCCGAGCAGACCGGCCGCGTACTCGGCCGACAGTCCCGCCTCCGTGCGCATCTTGCGGATCTCCGCACCGAGCCTCCGCTGCCGCTGTGTGGGGATGGTTCTTGGTGGCATCGAATGCCTTTCATGTCCGATCTGTTGCTCAGTCTGCCGGGAATCACCAGCGCGATCCATGGAGGTGGTTAATTTCCCACCATCAAGGTGGCGCATGCTGTGATTATTGCTCTACCTTAAGTGACGCGACGCTCACTCAACGCGAGAACGAAGCGCATCGAGCGAGCCTGCCCGTTTGCTCCTGCCCTGGGAGGGGTGTGCTCGCGTCAGGGAGACGAGCCACTGTCTCGCCGTGCCGTCGTATGCCCGAGGGCAGCCCCGCCTGCCCGTCCACTCACCTCACCACCCCCCATCACCGCATCAGCGAGCGGAGTTGTCATGCTTGAGAGTGCTTCCACCCCCGTGCCCGCCGCACACGGTTCAGTCAGCGGCGCGCCCACCGGAACCGTCGCCCGCCAGGTCCCGTCCAGGGGTGGACCGCGCCTGGACCAGGCGCCCCCGATCGTCTTCGCGCCCCTGGGCCTGCGGGCCGTCCCGCGGTTCACCCAGTGCCCGCCGCCGCTCCTGGACCTGGCGGAGCCGGACGCGGGAAACCTCGCGTACGAGATGGCGCTGCCCTCGGCGGCCGTCTCGCCCGCCATCGCCCGGGAGGCCGCCGAGGTCATTCTCGACGCGCACCTCCTGGACGAGAAGGTGATCGGGTCGGCGCTCCTCCTGGTCCACGAACTCGTTGCGTACGCCTGCCGGTTCACGGGGGCCGGGGAGCAGGTGCACCTGGCGCTGCGGTCGGTGGAGGACGGCCTCCAGGTCACGGTGTACGACACGCACGCGGCGCACTCCCACCCCCGGCTCGCGGCGTTCTGCGACGAGCGCCGCCGGGCCGCGCTCGAACGGATTCCGGAACTGGTGGAGGCGCATCTCGGTGCCTGGGGCTTCGGCGCGACGTACCCGCCCGGCGCCGGAACGTGCACCTGGGCCGGCCTGGCCTGCACTCCGCCCGGCCGGGCCGCCTGACCACCGGCCGCAGGTCGCGCGAGGCCGCCCCGCTGAAGCGGGCGCGGTGACCTCGCGTCGCATCGCGGAGAGATCCGGACGTACGCCGGGCGCCCGAGCTTGCCCGCGTCGGCCGCCGTGGACGAAGCGGGGGCTCACGCCGTGATCCGCTCGTCCGTCACCCGGAGACGTTCCCGGTGTCAGGGCTTTCCGAACTTCCCGAAGAACGGCGTCCGGGCGTTCGGCGCGTTGCCTTGCGAAGGCAAGTCCGAGAAGCAACAGGTTAGTTGTGCGTCAGCCCTTAAGATGCCCTGACAGCTTCAAGACGAGGGTGGTGCCGTGGGTCACCGTGAAGATCTGTTGGAGGGCGCGAAGCGCTGTCTGCTGGAGAAGGGGTTCGCCCGCACGAGTGCGCGTGACATCGTGGCCGCGTCGGGGACCAATCTGGCATCCATCGGGTACCACTACGGCTCCAAGGACGCCCTGTTGGCCCAGGCGTACGTACAGGCGATCCAGGACTGGGCCGACGAATTCGAGCCGGACACGGCCATCGGCGCCGATCTCGAATCGGCGGAGTCCGCGATCGACCGGTTCGAGATGGTCTGGAACCGAATCATCGAACTCTTCCCCGCCCGCAAGTCCCTCTGGGTGCTGAGCGTGGAGGTCGCGGTGCGGGCCGAAAAGTTGCCGGACGTGCGTGAAGGGCTGTCCAGGGCCCAGCCGTTCGGCTGGTCGGCGCTGGTCGCCCTCTTCCATGGTATCGACGAGAGCGAGGTCGACGAGCAACTCGCGATGACTCTCGGCCAGCTCTACGCGGCGCTCCTGAACGGGGTGATGTCGCTCTGGCTGTTCTCCCCCGAGACCGCCCCCTCCGGGCGGAACCTGGCCGAGGCGATGCGCGCCATGCTGGCTCTCCACGGCGGCGAGGCGGCCGCCGGTCCGGGCGGGCCGGTCCCCGCCGCCCGCTGACCCGGTGCGCACGGGCCCCGGACGGCCCGTCAGGCCACCTACGGCTCCACGCGCACCAGTCCGGCGTCCCGCAGCTCGCTCACCCAGATGTCCATGTCGGTACGGGTGTTCTCCGGGTCCGTGGACCACAGGCGCGCCAGCATCTCGGCGGCGGGTTCGAGATGGCCGTCGTGCTGGCGTAACGCGATCCACATGGCCGCGGCCACGGGGCCGCAGCGGAAGCTGGTACCGCAGGCGTCCAGGAGCAGTTCGAGCGATCCGTCCTCGGTCACCCGGGTGGTGACACCGCGCTCGGGTCGTACCGGCACTCTGGCCTCCGTAGTCGATAGCCGGGCAGTGGCGGCCGACCACGAGAAGGGCGTGGGGCCGGTGAGTGGGGGGTGAGGCATCGAGAGATCCGTTGGGTTCCACGGACGTCGACCGGGGACGGCTGTGTGTGCGGGCTCCGGGCGGTGAGCGGACGAACCGGGCCCTCGCCGTTTATAGACGTTAGTCTAGTACGGTCGTCTAGATTCTGGGGCGCCTTGAAAGACTCTGGCCGAATCGCGTCTGTTCGCAGGGCCGCAGGGGCCTCTCCGGGGATGGAGGGCGGGAAGCGGCGCGGACGGCACAATGCCCCGGAGCGGACTCCGAGGGCATTGTGGGTGGGCGCGTCTCGCGCGGGCCGGGCCGGCTTCTGCTCAGAGGGCCGGAGAGGTCCCCCGCAGGGAACACCGGACGATGTCGAGAACGGCCGCCGTGTGGGTGTTGAGGAAGAAGTGGCCGCCGGGGAACAGCTGGAGGCGGAACGCGCCCGTGGTGTGGTCCTCCCAGGACTCGGCCTCGGCGACGGTCACTTGGGGATCGTTGTCACCGATGAGCGCGACGACGGGACAGGCGAGCGGTGGGCCCGGCCGGTGCCGGTAGGTCTCCACCGCCTTGTAGTCGCTACGGACCGCCGGAAGGATCATCCGCAGGATCTCCGGGTCGCCCAGCACGGCCGAGTCCGTCCCGCTCAGCCGGGTGATGTCCTCGACGAGGCGGTCGTCGTCCGCCAGGTGCACGGTCTCCCGCCGCACCCGTGAGGGGGCGCGCCGCCCCGACACGACGAGCCCCGTCACCGGTGTGCCGCCCGCCTCCAGCCTGCGAGCCACCTCGTACGCGACCATGGCTCCCATGCTGTGACCGAACAGGGTCACCGGCACATCGGTCCACGGGGCCAGTTGCCCGACGGCGAGATCGGCCAGCGCCTCGATGTCCTCGACACAGGGCTCGTGCCTGCGGTCCTGGCGGCCGGGGTACTGCACGGCGAGCACGTCCGTCTCCGGCGACAGCGAACGTGACACCGGAAAGTAGTACGTGGCCGAACCGCCGGCGTGCGGGAAGCAGACCAGTCGCCCGGCGGCTTCGGGCGCCGGGTGGAAACGGCGAATCCAGGGGCCGGTCTCCCGGGGGGCTCGTGTCATCTCTTGGACATCCTTCTGTAGGACCCGCGGGACCGTGGAGCCGCGGCGGGCGTGGAGCGGTCCGGCACGGAACGGTCCGGCGTGGAGCGGTCCGTGCGGAGTGGTCCGGCGTGGTGCCGGAGCACGCCCGGGTGCTCCTGGTCCCCGCCGGGCGGGAACCGGTCAGCCGGTCAACCGGCCACATCGACGGGTCCGGCGGTCCGGTACGGTCGCTCCGCCCCGGGCGGGCCGCTGTTCGGCCGGCCGCGCCCCCGGCCCCGCGGGTGCGGCGGGCCCGAGTCCGGGAGTTCGGGGACCCGGAGAACGTGAGCACGGTGGGAACGGTGGGAACGGTCCTCATTGAAGCCGTGGGCGGCGGTCGTGGACTCCCCTAAGTTCCGTCCGGCGCCCCCTACGCCCCGGCGCCGTCCCACACCGGTCCCCGCTTCCCCGCCCCCTGCCCGTCGGCCTGTCCGTACCCG from the Streptomyces sp. AM 4-1-1 genome contains:
- a CDS encoding class I SAM-dependent methyltransferase — its product is MYSPTPEDWHEANRARWDERAAIHAASDFYGLAAFRAGKEALRDFELAEVGDVTGKSLLHLQCHLGVDTLSWARHGASHVVGLDFSEPAVETARALARDLGLGPERAAFVAADVYEAAEAVPDSSYDIVYTGVGALNWLPDLERWADTAASLVAPGGFLYLAEFHPLTDTLDDSTGSRITHDYFSREAWVDETPGTYADFDAPTVHNRSVEWQHPIGEVVTALAGAGLRIEFLREHAVSLFARFSALERHADGYYRFPADRPRIPLMYSIKASRPAESSRRRD
- a CDS encoding LPXTG cell wall anchor domain-containing protein produces the protein MSIRLRSAATVAAAVIGTTLVPLGTAHAAPAAGEKPLRIELGSPVPSGPLTRGGATETFTFAVKNSSDKAVEFNPWMTGGSSGPSPITGTQLSVDVQAVNAPATEESLSSQDEAAVVSIYPKAGGKGSAFSVPASGELSWKVTIGLGANYPTNNPDLELMVSDLLGNAPVERDDTLVLKAAPAVVAGKLDIGFVKGGSPARPGSPLPISVQHTAKGEGVFDSALATTVRITGPASGPAPKLAVEIESAKGVWKKLEHVQGTTNTWKLPNIAKGFGGKERTHTTPLRVVVLDLNGVMKATSLDLAASTALTEGNTYPFADGRTRFEVAPASSTSTPPATPGTPGTGSTPSTPASTGTPTAEPSTSTPPATTTTGGGTGTGTDLNTTSANSSLASTGSSNTTWYAAGAALLIAAGGALAFGMRRRASRS
- a CDS encoding SGNH/GDSL hydrolase family protein; translation: MSVRRFRASASALVLAAVTALGLANPASAAGTTASTSAGTAAVGGYVALGDSYSSGVGAGSYIADSGDCRRSTLAYPYLWAAKKSPSSFAFVACAGATSASVAKSQLSALRPSTALVSVTVGGNDVGYADVMRDCVLSTEATCLKSVKTAVSRMNKSLPSGLDSLYRGIHAKAPRAHVVVLGYPRFYHLGGGCAAGLSEAERSAINRAADVLNGVLAKRAADIGFTYSSVVDEFTGHEICSRAPWLRSVAFPVHNSYHPNASGQAHGYLPALRSAL
- a CDS encoding DUF2267 domain-containing protein, translated to MQYEELIGKVQARAQLPGRGAAERVTGAVLRTLVERLPDGLAGHLLAQLPSTLATAVSGTAEDPAHPEPRSKGSGERFDITAFAGRVAWRTGTSEDTALEQTAAVFEVLDAAVSPELMEKVTAALPVDIGGLLPTARTGDGPEE
- a CDS encoding glycosyltransferase, encoding MSLPRIGVVVVTMGTRPRELEALLASVEKQDVPAARVVLVGNATSLTEVATDATKIPLKENLGCPGGRNVGLELLRDSGDVDVVIELDDDGLLIADDVFRKVQRLFAEDPKLGIIGFRVADEHGHTERRWVPRLRADDPMRRGPVTAFLGGGHAFSMPMLRQTGLWAGEFFFGHEESDLAWRALDAGWKILYEPDLVLQHPKTSPARHAVYYRFTARNRVWLARRRLPVLLLPVYLGVWILLTMARTRSLMGLKAWWGGFFEGVRTSCGPRKPMRWRTVWRMTRLGRPPIL
- a CDS encoding helix-turn-helix transcriptional regulator, with protein sequence MPPRTIPTQRQRRLGAEIRKMRTEAGLSAEYAAGLLGVDRGKISNIESGVRNISPERLRTLATHCECTNERYLSALVDLTETPQRNWWDEYRGRLSPGLLDIVELEWHAARIQTIQTVHVPGLLQTEDYARSVFATVLPALSPLEVELRVAHRTERQRVLSREQPVDYIGYVHEAALRMLFGGRAATRSQLSALAEASEQDAITIRIVPFECGSFPGAGHALLYAEGPVPQLDTVQLDSAHGPEFMHAEPQLAKYRAHLEWMNEKSLSPQDSRDFIHGVIREL
- a CDS encoding ATP-binding protein; its protein translation is MLESASTPVPAAHGSVSGAPTGTVARQVPSRGGPRLDQAPPIVFAPLGLRAVPRFTQCPPPLLDLAEPDAGNLAYEMALPSAAVSPAIAREAAEVILDAHLLDEKVIGSALLLVHELVAYACRFTGAGEQVHLALRSVEDGLQVTVYDTHAAHSHPRLAAFCDERRRAALERIPELVEAHLGAWGFGATYPPGAGTCTWAGLACTPPGRAA
- a CDS encoding TetR/AcrR family transcriptional regulator, encoding MGHREDLLEGAKRCLLEKGFARTSARDIVAASGTNLASIGYHYGSKDALLAQAYVQAIQDWADEFEPDTAIGADLESAESAIDRFEMVWNRIIELFPARKSLWVLSVEVAVRAEKLPDVREGLSRAQPFGWSALVALFHGIDESEVDEQLAMTLGQLYAALLNGVMSLWLFSPETAPSGRNLAEAMRAMLALHGGEAAAGPGGPVPAAR
- a CDS encoding PqqD family protein — its product is MPVRPERGVTTRVTEDGSLELLLDACGTSFRCGPVAAAMWIALRQHDGHLEPAAEMLARLWSTDPENTRTDMDIWVSELRDAGLVRVEP
- a CDS encoding thioesterase II family protein codes for the protein MTRAPRETGPWIRRFHPAPEAAGRLVCFPHAGGSATYYFPVSRSLSPETDVLAVQYPGRQDRRHEPCVEDIEALADLAVGQLAPWTDVPVTLFGHSMGAMVAYEVARRLEAGGTPVTGLVVSGRRAPSRVRRETVHLADDDRLVEDITRLSGTDSAVLGDPEILRMILPAVRSDYKAVETYRHRPGPPLACPVVALIGDNDPQVTVAEAESWEDHTTGAFRLQLFPGGHFFLNTHTAAVLDIVRCSLRGTSPAL